The proteins below are encoded in one region of Sulfolobus sp. A20:
- the glcU gene encoding glucose ABC transporter permease GlcU — MRPVVKATLHYLALAIISVIWLIPVYAMLINGFKSNLEVLSSPVLAPPTKFSISAYITVISALSKPLLNSLIVVIPTSLVSAFLGAMGAYFFYTLSYSFSRFSSTISDVLFSLIALATFIPYQATLIPLTRLIVSMGILDSYIGIIFAMLIFYIPTGALLMSMFISVIPRSLIEAAKMDGTGDLKIFMRIVFPLSLPGFISTLIFIIIQSWNNFFIPLILVTTPGMRLISVAVESYTGGYGTLYNDTFAAAMLASIIPLAIFIFLGRYFIRGLIALGGGGKGV, encoded by the coding sequence ATGAGGCCAGTCGTAAAGGCCACATTACATTACCTAGCATTAGCAATAATAAGTGTGATATGGTTAATACCAGTCTATGCAATGCTCATAAACGGATTTAAGAGTAATTTAGAGGTATTATCTAGTCCAGTATTAGCGCCTCCGACTAAATTTTCAATAAGTGCTTATATTACAGTTATCAGTGCATTATCGAAACCGTTACTTAACAGTCTAATAGTCGTAATTCCAACTTCATTAGTGTCAGCGTTTCTAGGTGCTATGGGTGCATATTTCTTCTACACTCTCTCTTACTCCTTTAGTAGGTTTTCCTCAACAATAAGCGATGTATTATTTTCCTTAATAGCATTAGCGACTTTCATACCTTATCAAGCTACCTTAATACCCCTAACAAGGTTAATAGTAAGTATGGGTATTTTAGATAGTTATATAGGCATAATTTTTGCCATGCTAATATTTTACATCCCTACTGGAGCATTGTTAATGTCAATGTTTATTTCCGTGATACCCAGAAGTTTAATAGAAGCTGCTAAAATGGACGGAACTGGAGATTTAAAGATATTCATGAGGATAGTGTTTCCTCTCTCTTTGCCAGGTTTTATATCAACGTTAATATTCATTATAATACAATCATGGAATAATTTCTTCATACCTCTAATTTTGGTTACAACTCCGGGTATGAGGTTAATCTCTGTAGCCGTAGAATCGTATACTGGAGGATATGGCACGTTATATAATGACACATTCGCTGCTGCTATGTTAGCGAGTATAATACCACTAGCAATATTTATATTCCTTGGAAGATACTTTATAAGAGGGTTAATTGCCCTAGGAGGAGGAGGTAAGGGGGTGTGA
- the glcT gene encoding glucose ABC transporter permease GlcT, whose translation MKRGTVILVLPTAIFSAILLYLVLWNAAMSFMNWSLLNPKPTLVGLKTFITVASSFEFKNSLIHSLELSAILVLVGNALGILLAGLLYFLTSNKARSVFLSIIIYPLAISMAVNALIWLWLYNINIGIDWLFVKIGLPQFPWLSSTSTMFPSLIIVSIWAYTGIAALFYLAGFMNIDKTIVEAARLDGANSFKILYKFLIPNSTNSFIISTALLFLFSFRIFSLPYILSGGPTNVFLQTLVVYMYYLFTVEFFSQATAVATIITVIASIIIIPYALIIIRRWIRR comes from the coding sequence ATGAAGAGGGGTACTGTAATTTTAGTTCTTCCTACTGCAATATTTTCTGCAATATTATTATATCTAGTTTTATGGAACGCAGCGATGTCATTTATGAATTGGTCTCTCTTAAATCCTAAGCCCACACTAGTAGGATTGAAGACATTTATAACGGTTGCGAGTTCATTTGAGTTCAAGAATTCTTTAATCCATTCCTTAGAATTGTCAGCTATTTTAGTCTTAGTAGGTAATGCTCTGGGTATATTATTAGCAGGTTTGTTATACTTTTTGACATCAAATAAAGCTAGATCAGTATTTCTTTCAATCATAATATATCCTCTTGCCATATCAATGGCTGTAAATGCATTAATTTGGCTATGGCTGTATAATATTAACATAGGTATAGATTGGTTATTCGTCAAAATAGGTTTGCCACAATTCCCCTGGTTATCATCAACTTCTACAATGTTTCCAAGCTTAATTATCGTGTCAATATGGGCTTATACTGGAATTGCGGCGTTATTCTACTTAGCCGGTTTCATGAATATTGATAAGACGATAGTGGAGGCAGCCAGGTTGGATGGCGCTAATTCTTTTAAGATTTTATATAAGTTCTTAATTCCTAATTCTACAAACTCATTTATCATATCGACTGCCCTATTGTTCTTATTTTCATTTAGAATATTTAGTCTGCCTTACATATTATCTGGAGGACCTACTAATGTTTTCCTCCAAACTTTAGTAGTCTATATGTATTACTTATTCACTGTAGAATTCTTCTCTCAAGCTACAGCAGTTGCCACAATAATAACAGTGATAGCTTCGATCATTATAATACCGTACGCTTTAATCATAATTAGGAGGTGGATAAGGAGATGA
- the glcS gene encoding glucose ABC transporter substrate-binding protein GlcS — protein sequence MKYNYSLVKGLSSTQIAIIVAVVVIIVVIGAVAGVLLTRKPTTTIVTTTVTSTITTSTTTPVVTTSTTGPIVFYTWWATEGKIALQHLVPAFQSATGLQMQPYIVPGAGGTNAKYAILALIEAGKPPAAFQVHFGPEMISYVEAAPNGVNSFVNVTPYAQQWGLFNNAVYEVLQAGAFNGTLLSIPVNVHRGALLYVNAQLLREYNLPFPYNLSTLIYDTVQLANHGIHPWIIPGGDGGWDQFNLWEDIFLSLAGPQLYDEMIYGTINLNNATVQKLINETNYWFLNFTSYDYPGWQSMTWTQGLTLLVQGKVAFQANGNWLTNYAYDFLNTSAYPPLPQYINNTSITLIESPFPGTQNYYALVIDSIGIPVGPQEQQALQLAHFWSSYQGQEIWTKWKAVTYYKNATDYFNTPAQWYDYQQLINDSKNPQDFVYQLSDGGVFDDVFAQIDSGLLTLQQVGNAGLSAWNSTLVSAMHEEESEWLAAAKLGLGYLGFPNHPFANYYPPWVMNPMAYGLKSSKSVNSDTSSLPLILILLGSTILATEVLINKKFISKEMIVRLIKL from the coding sequence ATGAAATATAATTATAGTTTAGTTAAGGGTTTATCATCAACACAAATAGCTATAATTGTTGCTGTAGTAGTAATAATTGTAGTTATTGGGGCAGTAGCAGGAGTACTACTAACAAGAAAACCAACAACAACAATAGTAACAACAACAGTAACAAGCACAATAACAACAAGCACAACAACACCAGTAGTGACAACAAGCACAACAGGACCAATAGTATTCTACACATGGTGGGCAACAGAAGGAAAAATAGCCCTACAACACTTAGTACCAGCATTCCAAAGCGCTACTGGATTACAAATGCAACCCTATATTGTGCCTGGAGCTGGTGGGACAAACGCTAAATACGCAATATTAGCTCTAATAGAAGCTGGAAAACCACCAGCAGCGTTTCAGGTACATTTTGGTCCGGAAATGATTAGTTATGTTGAGGCTGCGCCTAATGGTGTAAATTCATTTGTTAACGTTACACCCTATGCCCAACAATGGGGACTATTCAACAATGCAGTATACGAAGTATTACAAGCAGGAGCGTTTAATGGAACATTGTTATCTATTCCAGTAAATGTTCATAGAGGAGCATTATTATATGTTAATGCTCAGTTATTAAGGGAGTATAATTTACCATTCCCCTACAATTTGAGTACACTAATTTATGATACAGTACAGTTGGCAAACCACGGAATTCACCCATGGATAATACCCGGTGGAGACGGGGGATGGGACCAATTCAACCTATGGGAAGACATATTCCTATCCCTAGCTGGACCACAACTATATGACGAAATGATATATGGAACCATAAACTTAAACAACGCTACAGTCCAAAAACTAATAAACGAGACCAACTACTGGTTCCTAAACTTCACATCCTACGATTACCCAGGCTGGCAATCAATGACGTGGACACAAGGACTAACACTACTCGTACAAGGAAAAGTAGCATTCCAAGCAAATGGAAACTGGCTAACAAACTACGCATATGACTTCCTAAACACATCAGCATACCCACCACTACCACAATACATAAACAACACAAGCATAACACTAATAGAATCCCCATTCCCAGGAACACAAAACTACTATGCACTAGTAATTGACTCCATAGGCATACCAGTAGGTCCTCAAGAACAACAAGCTCTACAACTAGCCCACTTCTGGTCATCATACCAAGGGCAGGAAATATGGACTAAGTGGAAGGCTGTAACATATTATAAGAACGCCACTGATTACTTCAACACTCCTGCTCAATGGTATGATTATCAACAGTTGATAAATGATTCTAAGAATCCTCAAGACTTCGTATATCAATTATCTGATGGTGGAGTATTTGATGATGTCTTCGCACAAATAGACTCTGGATTACTAACACTACAACAAGTCGGTAATGCAGGTTTATCAGCTTGGAACTCAACACTAGTCTCAGCAATGCATGAAGAGGAGAGTGAATGGCTAGCAGCAGCAAAACTAGGCTTAGGATACTTAGGATTTCCAAACCATCCATTCGCAAACTATTATCCACCATGGGTAATGAACCCAATGGCATATGGGTTAAAGAGTAGTAAAAGCGTAAATAGTGATACATCAAGCTTACCACTAATACTAATACTATTAGGCTCAACAATATTGGCAACTGAAGTATTAATAAACAAAAAATTCATAAGCAAGGAAATGATTGTAAGATTAATCAAATTATAA
- a CDS encoding putative metallopeptidase has protein sequence MISYNRAIQEEELVRDIIITLNLNYIDVDRVRVVYSTGSKSRAIARIWSIPKVIINAFEMKPVYVIELISERFLKLSYEDKIRVLIHEILHIPYNFTGGLRSHGRKVNSREVNKLYKKYFKLKAKNSS, from the coding sequence ATGATAAGTTATAATAGGGCTATACAAGAAGAGGAACTAGTTAGGGATATTATCATCACGTTAAATCTGAACTATATCGATGTTGATAGAGTTAGAGTTGTGTACTCAACTGGTAGTAAAAGTAGAGCAATAGCTAGAATCTGGAGTATTCCTAAGGTTATCATAAACGCATTTGAAATGAAACCAGTCTATGTAATAGAGCTAATATCTGAGAGATTCTTAAAATTAAGTTACGAAGATAAAATTAGAGTCTTGATACACGAAATTCTTCACATCCCTTATAATTTCACCGGTGGGCTTAGAAGTCATGGAAGGAAAGTTAACTCTAGAGAAGTTAATAAATTATATAAAAAATATTTTAAATTAAAGGCAAAAAACTCTTCTTAA